The Xenopus laevis strain J_2021 chromosome 7S, Xenopus_laevis_v10.1, whole genome shotgun sequence genome includes a window with the following:
- the LOC121396175 gene encoding formyl peptide receptor-related sequence 1-like, giving the protein MENMQPLNFTNSSPASFPDKEYNNTFVHLWKILIIICFSITFLGTVSNGLVIWISGFRMKKTVNAIWYLNLSIADFSFCFISFLLVLISILVAHWLSGQIMCKVMFTSLFLNMQVSIFFLMTISVDRCISVLCPVWSKNHRSLKLARNISVIIWLLGLALSSPYVAFAGIEHNPYNNTTDCALTYATSDDTTWHARDKAMFVTSFISIFLIPFSIITVCYGLITFWIRKSSKRLGSSRTFKIIVSVVLCFFCCKFLFPLLSLLDFMEVEMNSLFRFVMSGIAICSTFFHSCLNPVIYAFVSQDFKRSLRKSIPFLLKRAVREKDDPLETHDNSAVGNELMPCHA; this is encoded by the coding sequence ATGGAGAACATGCAGCCTCTTAACTTCACCAACTCTTCCCCTGCCAGTTTCCCAGACAAGgaatataacaatacatttgttcaCTTGTGGAAAATATTGATCATAATATGTTTCAGCATAACATTTTTGGGAACAGTGAGCAATGGACTGGTCATATGGATCTCTGGATTCCGAATGAAAAAGACAGTTAATGCCATTTGGTATCTTAACCTCAGCATTGCCgacttttctttctgttttatttcttttcttcttgtaTTGATTTCTATTCTGGTTGCCCACTGGCTCTCCGGGCAGATAATGTGCAAAGTCATGTTTACCAGCCTCTTCCTAAACATGCAGGTCAGTATCTTTTTCTTAATGACCATCAGTGTGGATCGTTGCATCTCTGTTCTGTGCCCTGTATGGTCAAAAAATCATAGATCTCTAAAGTTAGCTAGGAACATCTCAGTGATAATCTGGCTCTTAGGATTGGCCCTCAGCTCTCCTTATGTTGCTTTTGCTGGTATTGAACACAATCCATACAATAATACTACTGATTGTGCACTCACGTATGCAACCTCAGATGACACAACATGGCATGCAAGGGACAAAGCTATGTTTGTCACTAGCTTTATATCAATATTCCTGATCCCATTTTCCATCATCACTGTTTGCTATGGGCTCATTACATTCTGGATAAGAAAGAGCAGCAAACGCCTTGGGTCCAGTCGAACTTTCAAGATTATAGTTTCTGTTGTCCTTTGTTtcttttgctgcaaatttctttttcctttgctTTCTCTCCTCGACTTTATGGAGGTTGAAATGAACTCACTCTTTCGTTTTGTAATGAGTGGTATTGCAATATGCTCTACTTTCTTTCACAGTTGTCTCAACCCAGTGATCTATGCCTTTGTTAGCCAGGACTTTAAAAGATCCCTAAGGAAGTCAATCCCATTTCTTCTAAAAAGAGCAGTCAGAGAGAAAGATGACCCACTTGAAACACATGACAACTCTGCTGTGGGAAATGAGCTGATGCCATGCCATGCTTGA